In a genomic window of Candidatus Moranella endobia PCIT:
- the xthA gene encoding exodeoxyribonuclease III, translating to MKVVSFNINGIRARPHQLEAIITKLQPDLIGLQETKVNDDLFPLEALSRQGYNAYYYGQKGQYGVALLSREKLFAIRRGFNTAGNESQRRIIMADLITPKGLLTVVNGYFPQGENRSHPVKFTAKERFYHSIQKYIEQNHQRESMLLIMGDMNISPTNLDLGISEESRKRWLRTGKCSFLPEERVWMERLLSWGLIDTYRQANPLGDKRYSWFNYRSRGFNENRGLRIDLLLASRPLAALMRATGIDYTVRAMNKPSDHAPVWADFDV from the coding sequence ATGAAGGTTGTCTCATTCAATATCAATGGCATACGTGCTCGCCCCCATCAACTGGAAGCGATTATTACTAAACTTCAGCCGGACCTAATCGGTCTGCAAGAAACCAAAGTCAATGACGATCTGTTTCCACTAGAAGCCTTGTCACGTCAAGGGTATAATGCTTATTATTATGGCCAAAAAGGCCAATACGGCGTGGCATTGCTCAGCAGAGAAAAGCTGTTCGCCATACGCCGTGGCTTTAATACCGCCGGCAACGAATCTCAGCGAAGAATTATCATGGCTGATTTAATCACGCCTAAAGGCTTATTAACTGTGGTGAACGGTTACTTTCCCCAAGGTGAAAACCGTTCTCACCCAGTTAAATTCACGGCAAAAGAGCGTTTTTACCACTCTATACAGAAATATATCGAACAAAATCACCAGAGAGAATCTATGTTACTGATCATGGGTGATATGAATATCAGCCCCACAAATTTGGACCTTGGTATCAGCGAAGAGAGTCGTAAACGCTGGCTTCGCACCGGTAAGTGTTCTTTTCTACCCGAGGAGCGAGTATGGATGGAACGTCTGTTGTCATGGGGATTGATAGACACTTACCGCCAGGCCAATCCATTAGGGGATAAGCGCTACTCCTGGTTTAACTATCGTTCGCGCGGTTTTAATGAAAACCGCGGTCTTCGCATTGACCTACTGCTGGCCTCACGACCGCTGGCTGCGTTAATGCGAGCGACTGGTATCGATTATACCGTTCGCGCGATGAACAAGCCGTCAGATCACGCGCCAGTTTGGGCAGATTTCGATGTGTGA
- the grpE gene encoding nucleotide exchange factor GrpE — MSSKEKNNPEDQESQEVEQGRQAETTAKEKMPEPENVEADHRDERIAELEAALVQAQQQERDNVLRAKAEMENVRRRSEQDVEKAHKFALERFAGELLPVIDNLERALDMSDKTNSELASTIEGIELTLKSLLDAVRKFGLDVVGDTLVPFNPEVHQAMTMLESEEYEPNQVIMVMQKGYTLNGRLIRPAMVAVSKKTS, encoded by the coding sequence ATAAGTAGTAAAGAAAAAAACAATCCTGAAGATCAAGAATCACAAGAGGTAGAGCAAGGACGGCAGGCGGAAACTACGGCAAAGGAAAAGATGCCTGAGCCTGAGAATGTTGAAGCAGATCATCGAGATGAGCGTATTGCCGAACTAGAGGCAGCGTTGGTTCAGGCGCAACAGCAAGAACGCGATAACGTGCTGCGCGCCAAGGCGGAAATGGAAAACGTACGCCGGCGTAGCGAACAAGATGTTGAAAAAGCGCATAAATTTGCGCTAGAACGTTTTGCTGGTGAACTGTTGCCGGTAATTGATAACTTGGAGCGCGCGCTGGACATGTCGGATAAAACTAATAGCGAGCTAGCTTCAACTATAGAAGGAATCGAGCTTACTCTGAAATCCTTGCTGGACGCTGTGCGTAAGTTTGGTCTTGATGTCGTTGGTGACACACTCGTACCGTTTAATCCCGAAGTACATCAGGCGATGACTATGCTGGAGTCAGAAGAATACGAGCCTAATCAAGTGATTATGGTAATGCAAAAAGGCTATACTCTTAATGGGCGGCTTATCCGCCCCGCCATGGTGGCAGTATCGAAAAAAACTAGCTGA
- the smpB gene encoding SsrA-binding protein SmpB produces the protein MTKKKEQKPGSVIAKNKRARHEYFIEQEFEAGLSLQGWEVKALRAGKANIGDSYVLLSHGAAYLVGANFQPLTMASSHVVCNPMRTRKLLLNKYELNSLCSLVNRKGYTITALLLYWKNTWVKLQIGVAKGKKEHDKRTEIKEREWQLDKARLMRHISR, from the coding sequence ATGACAAAGAAAAAAGAACAAAAACCAGGTTCCGTTATCGCGAAGAACAAACGTGCTCGACACGAATACTTTATTGAACAGGAGTTTGAAGCTGGACTGTCTCTGCAGGGATGGGAAGTGAAGGCGCTGCGCGCCGGCAAGGCGAACATCGGCGATAGCTATGTGCTGCTCAGTCATGGCGCCGCCTATCTTGTAGGCGCTAACTTCCAGCCACTGACAATGGCCTCTTCCCATGTTGTCTGTAACCCCATGCGTACCCGTAAGCTGTTATTGAATAAGTATGAACTTAATTCGTTGTGTAGCCTAGTAAACCGTAAAGGTTATACTATTACTGCACTATTACTATATTGGAAAAACACTTGGGTTAAATTGCAAATTGGCGTTGCGAAAGGTAAGAAAGAGCATGATAAACGCACAGAGATTAAGGAACGTGAATGGCAGCTCGACAAAGCACGCCTAATGAGGCATATTAGCAGATAA
- the glnS gene encoding glutamine--tRNA ligase, whose translation MMEAKGHPKNFIRHIIDEDLASGKTKSVHTRFPPEPNGYLHIGHAKSICLNFGIAQDYQGQCNLRFDDTNPVKEHIEYVESIKYDVQWLGFNWSGDVHYSSDYFDKLHDYALELIEKRLAYVDQLSTEEIREQRGTLTRQGTNSPYRDRSVKENLELFAKMRTGELAEGSACLRAKIDMASPCMVMRDPILYRIKFADHYHTGKKWCIYPMYDFTHCISDAMEGITHSLCTLEFQDNRRLYDWVLDNITINVHPRQYEFSRLNLEYSIMSKRKLNMLVKAKIVDGWDDPRMPTISGLRRRGYTATSIREFCRRIGVTKQDNNVEITALEACIRAELNEHAQRAMAVINPVRLVIESWPVGYEQYLAMPNHPHKPEMGNRQVAFSREIFIDHADFSEKANNKQYKRLVLGQEVRLRYAYVIKAERIEQDSQGKITAIFCRHDPDTLGKAPANGRKVKGIIHWVSATNCVAAEFRLYERLFSIATPAVAEDLFSTLNPHSLVIRHGFVEASVPAANTSEPVQFEREGYFCADCRYFSPSNPVFNRTVGLRDTWVK comes from the coding sequence ATGATGGAGGCCAAAGGTCATCCAAAGAATTTTATTCGTCACATTATCGACGAAGATCTAGCTTCTGGTAAGACCAAATCAGTACATACCCGTTTTCCACCGGAGCCAAATGGCTATTTGCATATCGGCCATGCAAAATCAATTTGCCTAAATTTTGGTATCGCCCAGGATTATCAGGGCCAATGCAATCTGCGTTTTGACGATACTAATCCGGTTAAGGAACATATAGAATATGTTGAATCTATCAAGTATGACGTGCAGTGGTTAGGTTTTAACTGGAGCGGTGATGTGCACTACTCCTCAGATTATTTCGATAAGCTGCATGATTATGCGCTTGAGCTGATTGAAAAACGGCTCGCCTATGTCGACCAGCTATCGACGGAAGAAATACGCGAGCAGCGCGGTACACTCACGCGCCAAGGTACAAATAGCCCTTATCGTGATCGGAGCGTAAAAGAAAATTTGGAGCTATTTGCCAAAATGCGAACCGGAGAACTAGCAGAAGGCAGCGCCTGCCTACGTGCTAAAATCGATATGGCTTCACCTTGTATGGTGATGCGAGACCCAATTTTATATCGAATAAAATTCGCGGATCATTATCATACCGGCAAAAAATGGTGTATTTACCCGATGTATGACTTTACCCACTGCATCTCAGATGCTATGGAAGGCATTACCCACTCGTTATGCACGCTAGAGTTTCAGGATAATCGCCGGCTGTATGATTGGGTGCTAGATAACATCACCATTAATGTGCATCCAAGACAATATGAATTTTCCCGGCTGAATCTAGAATACTCCATCATGTCCAAGCGCAAGCTAAATATGCTGGTAAAGGCAAAAATCGTCGATGGTTGGGACGATCCGCGGATGCCAACAATTTCAGGCCTGCGACGACGTGGCTATACGGCAACCTCAATTCGTGAATTTTGCCGACGCATTGGTGTGACTAAGCAAGATAATAATGTGGAAATTACTGCCTTGGAAGCATGTATTCGCGCAGAACTGAACGAGCACGCGCAGCGCGCAATGGCGGTGATCAATCCCGTACGGTTAGTGATAGAAAGCTGGCCAGTGGGGTATGAACAATATCTTGCCATGCCAAACCATCCCCACAAGCCAGAAATGGGTAACCGGCAAGTTGCCTTCAGCCGCGAAATCTTTATCGATCATGCCGACTTCAGTGAAAAAGCTAACAACAAGCAATACAAGCGCCTGGTGCTAGGTCAGGAAGTCCGCTTGCGATATGCCTATGTGATTAAAGCTGAACGTATTGAGCAAGACTCCCAAGGCAAAATTACTGCTATCTTCTGCCGCCACGATCCCGATACGCTAGGTAAAGCTCCCGCTAACGGTCGTAAGGTAAAAGGTATAATCCATTGGGTATCAGCCACCAATTGCGTCGCTGCCGAGTTTCGGCTCTATGAACGATTGTTTAGCATTGCAACTCCAGCGGTGGCAGAAGATCTGTTTTCTACGCTGAACCCGCATTCGTTAGTCATCCGTCATGGTTTTGTAGAAGCTAGTGTACCGGCAGCCAATACTAGTGAACCAGTTCAGTTTGAACGCGAGGGATATTTTTGCGCAGACTGCCGCTATTTTAGCCCATCCAATCCGGTTTTCAACCGCACCGTAGGACTACGCGACACCTGGGTTAAGTAA
- the thiE gene encoding thiamine phosphate synthase, with product MNANHTCAPVPQRIGLYPVVDSLVWLVRILDAGIKTVQLRIKKLREPQVAAEIEAAVMLGRRYEARVFINDYWQLAMHYGAYGVHLGQDDMYSADATAIRNAGLRLGLSAHDKTEIVRALVWQPSYIAIGHIFPTTTKVMTSDYQGLEQLQQLVTELPPIPTVAIGGISCEQVEAVLMCGVGSVAVVSAITSAPDWRQAIYALQSIIAQQHGSATIGR from the coding sequence ATGAACGCTAATCATACCTGTGCACCAGTGCCACAAAGAATTGGTCTTTATCCTGTCGTAGATTCGTTGGTTTGGCTGGTGCGCATACTTGATGCCGGCATCAAGACAGTACAATTACGCATAAAAAAACTCAGAGAACCGCAGGTAGCGGCAGAGATCGAAGCGGCGGTCATGCTAGGTCGCCGCTATGAAGCCCGGGTATTTATCAACGATTACTGGCAGCTAGCTATGCATTATGGTGCTTACGGTGTACATCTTGGCCAGGATGATATGTATAGCGCTGACGCTACCGCCATACGCAACGCTGGCTTGCGCCTTGGTCTGTCTGCCCACGACAAGACAGAGATCGTGCGCGCGCTGGTTTGGCAGCCATCTTATATAGCAATCGGTCATATCTTTCCAACTACTACAAAAGTAATGACCTCTGACTATCAAGGGCTGGAGCAGTTGCAGCAGCTGGTCACAGAGCTGCCACCAATTCCCACCGTTGCTATCGGGGGAATAAGTTGTGAACAGGTAGAGGCTGTACTGATGTGTGGGGTGGGAAGTGTAGCAGTGGTAAGCGCTATTACCAGCGCACCAGACTGGCGCCAGGCAATATACGCCTTACAATCTATCATAGCGCAGCAGCATGGGAGCGCGACCATTGGCCGTTGA
- the tyrS gene encoding tyrosine--tRNA ligase has protein sequence MASLIQQLQERDLIAQITDEQALAEQLSAGPIALYCGFDPTADSLHLGHLVPLLCLKRFQLAGHRPVVLIGGATGLIGDPSFKATERKLNITDNVQEWMRNIERQVSLFLDFGSSANSAIAANNYDWFESMNLITFLLNIGKHFSINQMINKASVKQRFFREDSGISFTEFAYSLLQSYDFACLYKQYGVKLQIGGSDQWGNITYGIDLTRRLHQQKVYGLTVPLITKADGTKFGKTESGTVWLDARKTSPYKFYQFWINTADSDVYNFLKRFTFMTVSAIEALEREDRDRYKSPLAQYVLAEEVTRIVHGEQGLATAKRITASLFTGKLADLTEDDLTQLAQDGMPTLVIERGANLQQALVATELAQSRRQARTMISSNAVAVNGEKQADLDYVFNDVDRLYGRYTLLRIGKKHYYLLNWQ, from the coding sequence ATGGCGAGTCTAATACAACAATTGCAAGAGCGGGACCTAATTGCCCAAATCACTGATGAACAGGCGTTAGCCGAGCAGTTGTCGGCAGGACCGATTGCTTTGTATTGTGGCTTCGATCCAACCGCCGATAGCTTGCATTTGGGACATTTGGTTCCCTTGCTTTGTCTGAAACGCTTCCAACTGGCCGGTCACCGGCCAGTGGTGCTCATAGGCGGCGCCACCGGACTGATCGGCGATCCAAGTTTCAAAGCGACCGAGCGTAAGCTAAATATCACGGATAACGTACAGGAATGGATGAGAAACATTGAACGCCAGGTATCGCTGTTCCTAGATTTTGGCAGCAGCGCCAACAGCGCCATCGCTGCCAATAACTATGACTGGTTTGAATCGATGAACTTGATAACATTCCTACTAAATATTGGTAAACATTTTTCAATCAATCAGATGATTAATAAAGCTTCGGTAAAGCAGCGGTTCTTCCGTGAAGATAGTGGTATCTCTTTTACCGAGTTTGCCTATAGTTTATTGCAAAGCTACGATTTTGCTTGCCTGTATAAACAATACGGTGTGAAACTGCAGATTGGTGGTTCTGACCAGTGGGGAAATATCACCTATGGTATCGATTTGACGCGCAGATTGCATCAACAAAAGGTTTATGGCTTGACCGTGCCGCTTATCACCAAAGCTGACGGCACAAAATTTGGTAAGACCGAGAGCGGCACGGTGTGGCTAGATGCTCGCAAAACTAGCCCCTATAAGTTCTATCAGTTCTGGATTAATACCGCCGACAGCGACGTGTACAACTTCTTGAAGCGTTTTACCTTCATGACAGTTTCAGCTATTGAGGCGCTAGAACGAGAGGATCGCGACCGATATAAATCGCCGCTGGCCCAGTATGTCTTGGCAGAAGAGGTAACTCGCATAGTACACGGCGAGCAAGGATTGGCAACGGCGAAGCGCATTACCGCCAGCCTGTTCACCGGCAAGCTAGCAGACCTAACCGAGGATGATTTAACCCAATTGGCCCAGGACGGCATGCCAACGTTAGTTATTGAGAGAGGGGCTAATTTACAGCAGGCGCTGGTAGCTACTGAGCTAGCTCAATCGCGCAGGCAGGCTCGTACCATGATCAGTTCCAACGCGGTGGCGGTAAACGGGGAAAAACAGGCAGATTTAGATTATGTTTTTAACGATGTTGATAGGTTATATGGCCGTTATACCTTGTTGCGTATTGGGAAGAAACACTACTATCTGCTCAACTGGCAATAA
- the orn gene encoding oligoribonuclease: MPVNDNNLIWIDLEMTGLDPERDRIIEIATLVTDPNLVILTEGPVLAIHQPEAKLALMDEWNVRTHTTSGLVDRVRHSKLDENAAVAQTLAFLREWVPAGKSPICGNSIGQDRRFLFCYMPALEAYFHYRYLDVSTLKELVRRWKPEILVGLKKKNNHRALDDLRESVAELAYYRANFIRV, from the coding sequence ATGCCGGTAAATGATAATAACCTGATTTGGATCGATCTAGAAATGACTGGGCTTGATCCCGAGCGTGATCGCATTATTGAAATCGCTACGCTTGTAACCGACCCTAATCTTGTTATTCTGACAGAAGGTCCAGTACTGGCCATACATCAACCAGAAGCGAAGTTGGCACTGATGGATGAGTGGAATGTACGTACCCATACCACCAGCGGGTTAGTTGACCGGGTACGTCACAGCAAGCTGGATGAAAATGCTGCAGTTGCGCAAACGCTGGCATTTTTAAGAGAATGGGTACCTGCCGGTAAATCGCCTATTTGTGGCAACAGTATCGGCCAGGATCGTCGCTTTTTGTTTTGTTATATGCCGGCGCTGGAAGCTTATTTCCACTACCGTTATCTTGATGTTAGTACGCTAAAAGAACTGGTACGCCGATGGAAACCAGAAATCTTGGTCGGACTAAAGAAAAAAAATAATCATCGGGCGCTGGATGATCTACGAGAATCAGTAGCAGAACTGGCTTATTATCGTGCAAATTTTATTCGTGTGTAG
- a CDS encoding co-chaperone GroES: protein MKIRPLHDRVIVKRKEVEAKSAGGIMLTGAAAGKSTRGEVLAVGNGRILDTGDVKALDVKVGDLVVFNDGYGVKVEKIDNEEVLIMSESDILAVVEK from the coding sequence ATGAAAATTCGTCCATTACATGATCGCGTTATTGTCAAGCGTAAAGAAGTTGAAGCAAAGTCTGCTGGCGGCATCATGCTGACTGGTGCCGCGGCTGGCAAGTCAACGCGCGGTGAAGTACTGGCTGTAGGTAACGGCCGTATTCTTGACACCGGCGACGTGAAAGCGCTAGACGTAAAAGTTGGCGATCTCGTTGTTTTCAATGACGGATATGGCGTAAAGGTTGAGAAAATCGACAACGAAGAAGTGCTTATTATGTCCGAAAGCGACATTTTAGCTGTCGTTGAGAAGTAG
- the erpA gene encoding iron-sulfur cluster insertion protein ErpA encodes MIKTAALQFTDAAASQAQKLIAAENNPTLKLRVYITGGGCSGFRYGFTLDDKVNEDDLLIEKHGVSLVVDQMSLQYLLGGSVDYSEGLEGSHFIVSNLKAKTTCSCGSSFSI; translated from the coding sequence ATGATTAAGACGGCAGCATTACAATTTACCGATGCAGCAGCAAGCCAGGCCCAAAAACTTATCGCGGCAGAAAATAATCCAACTCTAAAATTGCGGGTCTACATTACCGGTGGCGGCTGTAGCGGTTTTCGCTATGGTTTCACCTTGGATGATAAGGTGAACGAAGATGACTTGCTTATCGAGAAACATGGTGTGTCACTAGTAGTCGACCAGATGAGCTTACAATACTTGCTAGGAGGTTCGGTAGACTACAGCGAAGGGCTGGAAGGGTCACATTTTATTGTTTCTAATCTAAAAGCCAAGACTACCTGTAGTTGTGGGTCTTCATTCAGCATCTAA
- the groL gene encoding chaperonin GroEL (60 kDa chaperone family; promotes refolding of misfolded polypeptides especially under stressful conditions; forms two stacked rings of heptamers to form a barrel-shaped 14mer; ends can be capped by GroES; misfolded proteins enter the barrel where they are refolded when GroES binds) — protein MTAKDVMFGSDARVKMLRGVNVLADAVKVTLGPKGRNVVLDKSFGAPVITKDGVSVAREIELEDKFENMGAQMVKEVASKANDAAGDGTTTATLLAQSIVNEGLKAVAAGMNPMDLKRGIDKAVISAVEELKKLSVPCSDSKAIAQVGTISANADETVGTLIAEAMAKVGKEGVITVEEGSGLQDELDVVEGMQFDRGYLSPYFVNKPETGTVELESPFILLADKKISNIRGMLPVLEAVAKAGKPLLIIAEDVEGEALATLVVNTMRGIVKVAAVKAPGFGDRRKAMLQDIAILTAGTVISEEIGLELEKATLDDMGQAKRVVITKDTTTIIDGVGDKKLIASRVAQINQQRDEATSDYDREKLQERVAKLAGGVAVIKVGAATEVEMKEKKARVEDALHATRAAVEEGVVAGGGVALIRVANCIAELRGDNEDQNVGIKVARRAMEAPLRQIVANAGEEPSVIANKVKAGEGNTGYNASTEEYGNMIDMGILDPTKVTRSALQYAASVAGLMITTECMVTDLPKENKPDVGNAGGGMGGMNNMM, from the coding sequence ATGACAGCTAAAGACGTAATGTTCGGTAGTGACGCTCGCGTAAAAATGCTTCGCGGAGTTAATGTGCTGGCCGACGCGGTAAAAGTGACCTTGGGTCCTAAAGGCCGAAATGTAGTACTGGACAAATCATTTGGCGCGCCAGTTATCACGAAAGATGGCGTTTCAGTCGCACGTGAAATAGAACTCGAAGATAAATTCGAGAACATGGGCGCCCAGATGGTGAAGGAAGTTGCCTCAAAAGCAAATGACGCTGCAGGTGATGGCACTACTACTGCTACCTTGCTAGCACAGTCTATCGTTAACGAAGGACTGAAGGCTGTTGCTGCTGGCATGAACCCTATGGACCTGAAGCGTGGGATCGATAAAGCAGTTATTTCAGCTGTAGAAGAACTGAAAAAACTATCTGTGCCTTGTTCCGATTCTAAAGCAATTGCTCAGGTTGGTACTATTTCAGCTAATGCCGATGAGACCGTTGGTACTCTGATCGCGGAAGCTATGGCTAAAGTTGGTAAGGAAGGCGTTATAACCGTAGAAGAGGGTTCCGGTCTGCAAGATGAGCTTGACGTGGTTGAAGGAATGCAGTTTGACCGTGGTTACCTATCCCCGTATTTTGTCAACAAACCAGAGACAGGTACCGTTGAACTAGAAAGCCCATTTATTCTACTTGCCGACAAGAAAATATCTAATATCAGAGGAATGTTGCCTGTACTCGAAGCAGTTGCCAAAGCAGGTAAACCGCTACTAATTATTGCTGAAGACGTTGAAGGCGAAGCGCTAGCTACACTAGTGGTAAACACTATGCGCGGTATAGTTAAAGTAGCTGCTGTAAAAGCACCTGGCTTTGGCGATCGCCGTAAGGCTATGCTGCAAGATATCGCTATCCTTACTGCAGGTACCGTTATTTCTGAGGAGATTGGTCTGGAGCTGGAAAAAGCAACTCTTGATGATATGGGTCAGGCCAAACGTGTCGTTATTACCAAAGACACTACAACCATCATTGATGGCGTTGGTGACAAAAAACTGATTGCTAGCCGTGTTGCTCAGATCAACCAGCAGCGCGACGAAGCTACCTCTGATTACGATCGTGAAAAACTGCAGGAACGAGTTGCTAAACTCGCAGGTGGAGTTGCTGTTATCAAAGTCGGTGCCGCGACCGAAGTGGAAATGAAAGAGAAAAAAGCGCGCGTTGAAGATGCCCTACATGCTACCCGCGCAGCAGTAGAGGAAGGCGTGGTCGCTGGTGGTGGAGTAGCACTGATTCGTGTAGCAAACTGTATTGCTGAACTACGCGGTGATAACGAAGATCAGAATGTCGGTATTAAGGTCGCACGCCGTGCTATGGAAGCACCGCTGCGTCAAATTGTTGCTAATGCTGGTGAAGAGCCGTCAGTTATTGCTAATAAAGTAAAAGCTGGTGAAGGTAACACTGGTTACAATGCATCGACAGAAGAGTATGGTAACATGATTGACATGGGTATTCTGGATCCAACTAAGGTAACCCGTTCTGCGCTACAGTATGCAGCTTCAGTCGCAGGTCTGATGATTACTACCGAATGCATGGTTACTGACCTACCGAAGGAAAATAAACCTGACGTAGGTAATGCAGGAGGAGGTATGGGCGGTATGAATAACATGATGTAA